The Spirosoma radiotolerans genome has a window encoding:
- a CDS encoding DUF5686 and carboxypeptidase-like regulatory domain-containing protein gives MNILLRYTSLRLSILLVGGLLLFSSLTRAQTTTVTGTITDATTNQPLSFANIVFFGTNIGTTSNEKGQYTLTGNGNFTKVAVSFIGYKMATRAISPGTTQTLAIKLEPDAQLLNEVVIKSGKRERYRNKNNPAVELIRNVISHKEQNQIGNYAYAAYEEYDKLQFSLSSLSTKISERKIFQKYRFLLDNRDTTTLPGKSLLPIYLEEKIADHYFRKSPLREKVIIKGSKRVDFGQYFDNNGLSLYLNRMYSKVDIYSNSIFLMTNQFLSPIANSAPTFYQFYLADTIVVNKTKLVGLNFVPRNPTDMLFEGKMYITLDSNYAVQKINLTINPRINLNWVRELQIRLQFEQNVDGRYFLSKSDLLADFGVSKSKGGGIFGQRTLSYRNYKTDEALPAQFYDGQQQIVDAEAATQPDEFWKTNRHDSLSSAESKVYTNIDSLKRMPSFRRTMEALTFVIAGYKSFGPFEVGPANTFYSFNPVEGFRLRLGGRTTPELSKRYYAETYAAYGFKDQRWKYFLSGTYSINNKSIYQFPQNYIRASFQRDTKIPGQELQFVQEDNFLLSFKRGVNDKWLYNDTWRIDYVHEFENHFSYSFGFKNWQQAPAGGLQFKRLGDDENTPSPTVTTSEFSAEARWAPNEQFYQGKIYRVPIVGRYPVFTLRFAAGIKGLLQGEYNYQNLTATASKRFWLSQLGYSTVTLQGGYIFGQVPFPLLTIHRANQTYAYQLNSYNLMNFLEFVSDRYASVSIDHSFNGFFFNKIPLFKRLKWREAVSFKALYGGLRSENDPQQHPSLYQFPVNAMGVPYTYTLNRTPYIEASAGIANVFKFFRIDLVKRLNYLDHPNVSSWGIRARATLDF, from the coding sequence ATGAATATACTTCTGCGCTATACTTCACTCCGGTTATCAATCCTGCTCGTAGGCGGATTGCTGCTTTTTAGTAGTCTAACCAGAGCGCAGACAACCACCGTTACCGGGACTATTACTGATGCGACAACCAATCAGCCTCTGTCCTTTGCCAACATTGTCTTTTTTGGAACCAATATTGGTACCACCAGCAATGAAAAAGGGCAGTATACCTTAACGGGAAATGGCAATTTTACCAAAGTAGCCGTTTCGTTTATTGGCTATAAAATGGCTACCCGAGCCATCTCTCCCGGAACGACCCAAACCCTGGCGATCAAGCTGGAACCAGACGCACAACTCCTGAACGAAGTGGTGATCAAGAGTGGTAAGCGGGAGCGCTACCGCAACAAAAACAACCCGGCGGTTGAATTGATCCGAAACGTTATCAGCCACAAAGAGCAAAACCAAATCGGGAATTACGCCTACGCAGCCTACGAAGAATACGACAAATTACAGTTCTCTCTCAGCAGCTTATCGACGAAAATATCCGAACGAAAAATATTTCAGAAGTATCGCTTCCTGCTCGATAACCGGGATACGACGACCTTGCCGGGAAAATCGCTGCTGCCAATTTATCTGGAAGAAAAGATAGCTGACCATTACTTTCGCAAAAGCCCACTGCGGGAAAAAGTGATTATCAAAGGGAGCAAACGGGTCGACTTTGGCCAGTATTTCGATAACAACGGGCTTAGTCTTTATCTGAACAGAATGTATTCGAAGGTGGATATTTATTCCAACTCGATCTTTCTGATGACCAACCAGTTTCTGAGTCCAATTGCCAACAGCGCCCCCACCTTTTATCAGTTTTATCTGGCTGATACCATTGTCGTTAACAAGACGAAGCTTGTTGGCCTGAACTTCGTGCCCCGCAATCCAACCGATATGTTGTTCGAGGGGAAAATGTACATCACGCTGGACAGTAATTATGCAGTTCAGAAAATCAACCTGACGATTAACCCCAGGATCAACCTGAACTGGGTTCGGGAGTTGCAGATTCGTCTGCAGTTTGAGCAGAATGTAGACGGTCGCTACTTTCTAAGCAAAAGTGACCTACTGGCTGATTTTGGCGTTAGCAAAAGCAAAGGGGGCGGTATTTTCGGGCAGCGCACCCTATCTTACCGGAACTACAAAACGGACGAAGCCCTGCCCGCTCAATTTTATGACGGTCAGCAACAGATCGTCGATGCCGAAGCGGCCACGCAACCCGATGAGTTCTGGAAAACGAACCGCCATGATTCATTATCCTCCGCCGAATCGAAAGTATACACCAACATTGACAGCCTGAAGCGAATGCCGTCGTTTCGGCGAACCATGGAGGCCCTGACGTTTGTCATTGCGGGCTACAAATCCTTTGGTCCGTTTGAGGTTGGTCCAGCCAACACATTTTACAGTTTCAACCCCGTTGAGGGATTTCGGTTGCGGCTGGGCGGGCGCACAACGCCGGAGTTAAGCAAGCGCTATTACGCCGAAACGTACGCAGCGTATGGGTTCAAAGACCAGCGATGGAAGTACTTTCTGAGCGGAACGTACTCAATCAACAACAAGTCTATTTACCAGTTTCCGCAAAATTACATCCGGGCGAGTTTCCAGCGTGACACCAAAATTCCTGGGCAGGAACTCCAGTTTGTGCAGGAAGATAACTTTCTGCTGTCATTCAAACGGGGTGTAAATGACAAGTGGCTTTATAATGACACCTGGCGAATCGACTACGTTCACGAGTTTGAAAACCATTTCTCTTACAGCTTTGGGTTTAAAAACTGGCAGCAGGCACCAGCGGGAGGATTGCAGTTTAAGCGGCTGGGCGACGACGAAAATACGCCTTCACCTACTGTAACAACTTCCGAATTCTCTGCTGAGGCCCGATGGGCACCCAATGAGCAGTTTTATCAGGGTAAAATTTATCGAGTGCCCATTGTTGGCCGCTACCCAGTATTTACGCTGCGTTTTGCTGCCGGAATAAAAGGTTTACTACAAGGCGAATACAATTACCAGAACCTCACCGCGACAGCCAGCAAGCGTTTTTGGCTTTCGCAATTGGGTTACTCAACCGTGACGCTCCAGGGCGGCTACATTTTTGGCCAGGTTCCTTTTCCTCTCTTAACCATTCACCGGGCTAACCAAACGTATGCCTATCAGTTAAACTCATACAACCTGATGAATTTCCTTGAATTCGTTAGCGACCGGTATGCCAGCGTTAGCATTGACCACTCGTTCAATGGGTTTTTCTTCAATAAAATTCCTTTGTTCAAGCGGTTAAAGTGGCGGGAAGCCGTCTCCTTCAAAGCGCTGTATGGCGGGCTGCGTAGTGAGAACGATCCGCAGCAGCATCCATCGCTCTATCAGTTTCCGGTCAATGCGATGGGCGTTCCCTACACGTACACGCTCAACCGAACACCGTATATCGAAGCGAGTGCGGGTATTGCCAACGTGTTTAAGTTTTTCCGAATTGACCTGGTCAAACGACTCAATTATCTAGATCATCCTAATGTGTCATCATGGGGCATCCGGGCTCGTGCTACGCTCGATTTTTAA
- a CDS encoding phosphatase PAP2 family protein → MNQPTEIGRPFINKGVVGVSAASVAYLLLSYTLVGFKSDQLVLVGLVNGLYYASSQSRKFIIGFSIFVVYWIVFDYMKAFPNYQYNSVHIESLYALEKRLFGIGYGQSILTPNEYWLMHKTTFLNILTGLFYLTWVPIPLSFATYLFFKDRPAFFPFALTFVLVNLLGFVLYYVYPAAPPWYIQAHGFAFEPHTPGNTGGLAAFDQYVGVPVFASIYAKSSNVFAAMPSLHSSYPVIVLYHGIKKRMGSINWFFGLIMVGIWFSAVYTSHHYVLDVLAGITCALTGIALFRQLQKMSWLQSFIRKMVALTA, encoded by the coding sequence ATGAATCAACCTACTGAAATTGGTCGCCCATTTATCAACAAAGGCGTAGTTGGAGTAAGTGCGGCATCCGTGGCTTATCTACTTCTGTCATACACATTGGTTGGCTTCAAATCCGATCAGCTTGTCTTGGTTGGGTTGGTAAACGGATTGTATTATGCATCCAGCCAGAGCCGTAAGTTCATCATTGGTTTTTCCATTTTCGTTGTCTATTGGATCGTTTTCGATTACATGAAGGCGTTCCCTAATTACCAGTACAATTCGGTACATATCGAATCGCTTTATGCACTGGAAAAGAGGCTGTTCGGTATTGGATACGGCCAGTCGATTCTGACGCCTAACGAATACTGGCTAATGCATAAAACAACCTTCCTGAATATATTGACCGGGTTATTTTACTTGACCTGGGTGCCCATTCCGCTGTCATTTGCTACCTATCTTTTCTTTAAAGATCGTCCCGCGTTTTTTCCCTTTGCCCTGACGTTTGTGCTGGTCAACCTGTTGGGCTTTGTTCTGTATTACGTGTACCCGGCGGCTCCGCCCTGGTATATACAGGCGCATGGGTTTGCTTTTGAGCCGCATACGCCTGGAAATACGGGTGGTTTGGCCGCCTTTGATCAGTATGTTGGTGTGCCTGTTTTTGCATCCATATATGCCAAGAGCTCAAACGTGTTTGCGGCTATGCCATCGCTCCACTCATCGTACCCGGTGATTGTCCTGTATCATGGGATAAAGAAAAGGATGGGGTCGATCAATTGGTTTTTCGGCCTGATTATGGTGGGTATTTGGTTCTCAGCAGTTTACACAAGCCACCATTATGTGCTGGACGTTCTGGCGGGAATTACCTGTGCGCTGACAGGAATCGCACTCTTTCGCCAATTACAGAAGATGAGTTGGCTGCAATCCTTTATCCGGAAAATGGTGGCGCTAACCGCTTAA
- the polA gene encoding DNA polymerase I, with protein MAKPTKKLFLLDALALIYRAHFAFSKSPRISSRGINTSAVFGFMNAMIEVLTKEKPTHIGVAFDSAKKTFRHESFPMYKANRQSQPEDISVAMPYIKQIVEAMHIPMLILDGYEADDIIGTIAKKAALADFEVYMMTPDKDYGQLVEEHIHIYKPAFMGKPAEKLGVAEVLERWQIERIDQVTDMLGLMGDSVDNIPGIPGIGEKTAQKLIADFGTVENLIARADELKGKLKENVVNFAQQGLLSKELATIHLDVPVPFDEEHLRHTEYDKPRLAALLDELEFRQMKTRLLGGSYDEKPMPAAFKTGDTSQMNLFDSPGGDSPAFLPFPNMGALNPSGADDLPFDFGSGTAPAPAPAEKPKSKRTPVKVPVASATEATSKKVSDTITTDDAAGGEVTEIEPSDGQTPAYLDVYPDYELDENQPERRKTILSVKHDYRLVDTAELRASLVHYLSLQPSICFDSETTALDPVEADLVGLSFAYRTGEAFYVPVPAERTEAQAIVDQFKPVFENPAIEKIGQNLKYDLLMLKKYGVEVQGKLFDTMIAHYLIEPEMRHNMDMMAMTYLNYSPVEIESLIGKKGKGQLTMRDVDIQKVVDYAGEDADVTLQLKEAFAPRLEKDNLHKLFDQVEMPLVQVLTDLELEGITIDTNALAELSATLDVDMKQVQQEIFAIAGEPFNIGSPKQLGEILFDKLKLDKNAKKTKTGQYATGEEILSKLEAEHEIARKILDYRELIKLKNTYVDALPLLISKRTGRIHTSFNQAVAATGRLSSTNPNLQNIPIRTPRGQEIRKAFVPRGPEFVIMSADYSQIELRIMAAFSGDQTMLEAFNNGVDIHTQTASKVFHVGLDEVTGDMRRKAKTINFGIIYGISSFGLSQRLKIPRKEASQIIEEYFAGFPAVKDYIDQCIEKARGFGYAETILGRRRYLRDINSRNQTDRMFAERNAVNAPIQGSAADMLKIAMIQIHAFMQAERLKSKMILTVHDELVFDAHRDEIDLLRVRVDEIMKNAIPMGVKMETGIGIGENWLVAH; from the coding sequence ATGGCCAAACCGACTAAAAAACTGTTTTTGTTAGACGCGCTTGCTCTCATCTACCGCGCTCATTTTGCTTTCAGTAAATCCCCTCGTATTTCGTCGCGGGGTATCAATACCTCCGCCGTCTTTGGGTTTATGAATGCCATGATCGAGGTATTGACCAAAGAGAAGCCAACCCATATCGGTGTCGCTTTCGACTCGGCCAAGAAGACATTTCGGCACGAGTCGTTCCCGATGTACAAAGCGAACCGGCAGTCGCAGCCCGAAGATATCAGCGTAGCCATGCCATACATCAAGCAGATTGTAGAGGCCATGCACATTCCCATGCTGATTCTCGACGGGTACGAAGCCGACGACATCATTGGTACCATTGCTAAAAAAGCCGCGCTGGCTGATTTTGAGGTATATATGATGACACCCGATAAAGATTACGGACAGTTAGTCGAAGAACACATTCATATTTATAAGCCCGCCTTTATGGGCAAGCCCGCCGAGAAACTGGGCGTAGCCGAAGTTCTGGAACGCTGGCAAATCGAACGCATTGATCAGGTGACGGACATGCTCGGCCTGATGGGCGACTCGGTCGATAACATTCCGGGTATTCCCGGCATTGGCGAAAAAACAGCGCAGAAATTGATCGCCGACTTCGGAACGGTCGAAAATCTGATTGCCCGCGCCGACGAACTGAAAGGAAAGCTCAAAGAAAACGTTGTCAATTTTGCGCAGCAGGGTTTGCTTTCGAAAGAGTTGGCAACCATTCATTTAGATGTCCCGGTGCCATTTGATGAAGAGCACCTGCGCCATACGGAATACGATAAGCCCCGCCTGGCGGCTTTGCTGGACGAACTGGAATTTCGGCAGATGAAAACCCGTTTGCTGGGCGGTAGTTACGACGAAAAACCAATGCCAGCCGCCTTTAAAACGGGTGATACATCGCAAATGAACCTGTTTGATTCGCCCGGTGGAGACTCACCTGCGTTTCTGCCTTTCCCAAACATGGGGGCGTTGAATCCTTCCGGTGCTGACGATCTTCCGTTCGATTTTGGCTCTGGTACTGCGCCCGCACCTGCCCCGGCTGAAAAGCCGAAAAGTAAACGGACGCCCGTGAAAGTGCCTGTGGCATCGGCTACCGAGGCTACCAGCAAAAAAGTGTCGGATACTATCACAACGGACGATGCCGCCGGGGGCGAGGTGACCGAAATCGAACCGTCCGACGGACAGACACCGGCTTATCTGGATGTGTATCCAGATTATGAACTGGATGAAAATCAGCCCGAGCGACGCAAGACGATTCTCTCCGTCAAACACGATTACCGCCTGGTCGATACGGCCGAACTACGGGCTAGCTTGGTTCATTACCTGAGTTTGCAGCCAAGTATTTGTTTCGATTCGGAGACGACGGCCCTTGATCCCGTCGAAGCCGATTTAGTTGGCCTGTCTTTCGCTTATCGCACCGGCGAAGCGTTTTATGTGCCGGTGCCGGCCGAGCGTACTGAAGCGCAGGCTATTGTCGATCAGTTCAAGCCGGTTTTTGAAAACCCCGCCATTGAGAAAATCGGGCAGAACTTGAAGTACGACCTGTTGATGCTGAAAAAGTATGGCGTGGAAGTGCAGGGGAAACTGTTTGATACCATGATTGCCCACTACCTGATTGAGCCGGAAATGCGCCATAATATGGACATGATGGCCATGACGTACCTCAATTATAGCCCGGTTGAGATCGAATCGCTGATTGGTAAGAAAGGGAAAGGCCAGCTCACGATGCGCGATGTGGACATTCAGAAGGTAGTCGATTATGCGGGTGAGGATGCCGATGTTACGCTTCAGCTCAAAGAAGCGTTTGCCCCTCGTCTAGAGAAAGATAATCTGCACAAGCTGTTCGATCAGGTAGAAATGCCGCTCGTTCAGGTCCTGACCGACCTCGAACTGGAAGGTATCACGATTGATACCAATGCCCTGGCTGAACTCTCTGCCACGCTCGATGTCGATATGAAGCAGGTGCAGCAGGAGATTTTTGCTATTGCTGGTGAGCCATTTAACATCGGGTCGCCGAAGCAATTGGGCGAAATCCTGTTCGATAAACTCAAGCTCGACAAAAACGCGAAAAAGACCAAAACAGGCCAATACGCCACCGGGGAGGAGATTCTGTCGAAACTGGAAGCGGAGCATGAGATTGCCCGTAAGATTCTCGATTACCGGGAGTTGATTAAGCTCAAAAACACGTATGTCGATGCGCTGCCGTTGCTCATCAGCAAGCGCACAGGGCGGATCCATACATCGTTCAACCAGGCTGTAGCGGCAACCGGTCGCTTGTCATCGACCAATCCAAACTTGCAGAACATTCCCATTCGCACGCCACGCGGACAGGAAATTCGCAAAGCGTTCGTGCCACGTGGACCGGAGTTCGTGATTATGTCGGCCGATTATTCACAAATCGAACTGCGGATTATGGCGGCCTTCAGTGGGGATCAAACCATGCTCGAAGCCTTCAATAACGGCGTTGATATTCACACCCAAACGGCTAGTAAAGTATTTCACGTTGGATTGGACGAGGTAACCGGCGATATGCGTCGGAAGGCGAAAACCATCAATTTCGGCATCATCTACGGTATTTCATCGTTTGGCTTGTCGCAACGGTTAAAGATACCGCGCAAGGAAGCTTCCCAGATTATCGAAGAATACTTTGCTGGCTTTCCGGCAGTAAAAGATTACATCGACCAATGCATCGAAAAGGCGCGGGGCTTTGGTTATGCCGAAACCATCCTGGGCCGTCGCCGGTACCTCCGCGACATCAATTCGCGCAACCAGACCGACCGAATGTTTGCCGAACGAAATGCCGTCAACGCGCCTATTCAGGGAAGCGCTGCTGATATGCTGAAGATTGCCATGATTCAAATTCATGCGTTTATGCAGGCCGAGCGGCTAAAGTCGAAAATGATTTTGACGGTACACGATGAATTGGTATTCGATGCTCACCGCGACGAAATTGATTTGCTTCGGGTTCGCGTCGATGAGATCATGAAGAATGCCATCCCGATGGGCGTGAAAATGGAAACCGGTATCGGCATCGGTGAAAACTGGCTGGTAGCGCACTGA
- a CDS encoding GtrA family protein has translation MQTFFKAQLTSLIASGVDFLTTIACVSLVHFWYLSASVIGAIGGGVVSFGLSKAWVFAQSNQPVGLQLSRFVLVWFGNAGLNAAGLFVATQFMGIQYLVAKTGVAILVGVSYNYFFQRDFVFSLS, from the coding sequence ATGCAAACGTTTTTTAAAGCACAGCTTACTTCTTTGATTGCGTCAGGAGTCGACTTTCTGACAACTATTGCCTGCGTTAGTCTGGTGCATTTCTGGTATCTGTCGGCTAGTGTAATAGGAGCCATTGGCGGAGGTGTGGTTAGTTTCGGCCTCTCCAAAGCGTGGGTTTTTGCCCAGAGCAACCAGCCGGTTGGGCTCCAGTTGAGCCGGTTCGTACTGGTATGGTTCGGCAATGCAGGACTCAATGCGGCCGGGCTTTTCGTCGCTACTCAATTTATGGGTATTCAATATCTGGTAGCGAAAACAGGTGTAGCCATTTTAGTTGGCGTGAGTTACAATTACTTTTTTCAGAGAGACTTCGTCTTCAGTTTATCATGA
- a CDS encoding DUF4833 domain-containing protein → MVTTIGLVLNIGVAFIFIAGAEQGNRGDFSYIGWAGALVLFAGLFDMLDGQVARLGKMSSLYGALFDSVLDRYSELIMFLGICYYLISHHYFFSSLFAFIALIGSMMVSYTRARAEGLGIECKGGLMQRPERVITIGVSALACGCFAPLLGSDFKVYIPGIPIHVFETMSIFTLPLVVMAIMTNITAYNRLMDAKRGLEEKEKPSSLKTFAVTFLLLGSVLGYSVPTSARAASALSDDSHQEKGKTSFPIPKGIPNQLFYIQRDPNPNTIICTLNLKNGQLDKQDPVHVFWIRYTEQSQQKELSYIQRTFAYGVKARPVANEQYELTFVSYKKLPLHLVKSDHDAGYYVYATVNQKKVILRRIYLHIEGGTMWMPNVKYIQLEGTNALTGESTVERIMV, encoded by the coding sequence ATGGTTACCACCATTGGACTTGTCTTAAACATTGGCGTAGCGTTCATATTTATCGCGGGTGCCGAGCAGGGTAACCGGGGCGATTTCAGCTACATCGGGTGGGCCGGGGCGCTGGTGCTGTTTGCTGGTTTGTTCGACATGCTCGACGGACAGGTGGCCCGGTTGGGTAAAATGAGCTCTTTGTACGGTGCCCTGTTCGATTCGGTGCTGGACCGGTATAGTGAGTTGATTATGTTTCTGGGCATTTGTTACTACCTGATTTCTCATCACTATTTTTTCAGTTCCCTGTTTGCGTTCATTGCCCTGATTGGTTCCATGATGGTGAGCTACACCCGCGCCCGCGCCGAAGGGTTGGGAATCGAGTGCAAAGGCGGGCTTATGCAACGCCCGGAACGGGTCATTACCATTGGCGTATCGGCACTGGCCTGCGGCTGTTTTGCCCCGCTGCTAGGGTCTGATTTTAAAGTTTACATACCCGGCATACCGATACACGTCTTCGAGACCATGTCAATTTTTACTCTACCGCTGGTAGTAATGGCCATTATGACCAACATAACCGCCTATAACCGGCTCATGGACGCAAAACGAGGACTTGAAGAAAAAGAGAAGCCGTCTTCTCTGAAAACATTCGCTGTGACTTTTTTGCTTCTTGGCAGCGTTTTGGGCTATTCTGTACCGACTAGCGCACGGGCGGCTAGTGCCTTGTCAGACGATAGTCATCAGGAAAAAGGGAAAACAAGCTTTCCCATACCAAAAGGCATTCCCAATCAGTTGTTTTATATCCAGCGGGACCCCAATCCGAATACAATTATTTGCACGCTGAATTTGAAAAATGGCCAACTCGATAAGCAGGACCCGGTTCACGTTTTCTGGATTCGGTACACCGAACAGAGCCAGCAAAAGGAGCTTTCTTACATTCAGCGCACGTTTGCTTATGGTGTAAAAGCCCGGCCTGTCGCTAATGAGCAATATGAACTGACCTTTGTATCGTACAAAAAATTGCCCCTGCACCTGGTAAAGTCGGACCATGACGCTGGCTATTACGTCTACGCGACCGTGAACCAGAAAAAAGTGATTCTTAGGCGCATTTATCTCCATATAGAAGGCGGCACCATGTGGATGCCGAATGTAAAGTACATTCAACTGGAAGGCACGAATGCGTTGACGGGTGAATCGACAGTAGAACGGATTATGGTCTAG
- a CDS encoding fasciclin domain-containing protein, producing MLPTNNAFAGRKWASLVVLLATLTFSFTACKKADTTTPTLSTIGELINTGSKFTLLKAALVRAGLDGTFSQPGTYTVFAPTDDAFKAFGYVDAAAINAAPVDLLKTVLQYHVLSTRVSASDIPAGINTAQQTVAGLPLYVSKATSTSTTSSTVSINGAHILQADGFASNGVVHAIDRVLLPPVFGNIVATIQGIPLLLPTASFKLLQAAVTKAGIGASLTAVGPLTVFAPTDAAFKAVGIDSAAIAKTPVATLTSILSYHVLNSRTYTPLITNGASLSTLQGGTITAGISTTALTVTGKGNGGTPSNIVGPDITATNGVVHIIDRLLLPQ from the coding sequence ATGTTACCAACCAATAACGCATTCGCAGGGCGGAAGTGGGCCTCACTTGTCGTCTTACTAGCCACCCTGACTTTTTCGTTCACCGCCTGTAAAAAAGCAGATACGACCACTCCTACACTTTCGACGATTGGCGAGCTGATCAATACCGGAAGTAAGTTTACCTTATTGAAAGCAGCCCTTGTTCGGGCTGGGTTGGATGGAACGTTTTCCCAACCCGGAACCTACACCGTTTTTGCGCCAACCGACGACGCCTTCAAAGCCTTTGGCTATGTTGATGCTGCGGCCATTAATGCGGCCCCCGTCGATCTGTTGAAAACCGTTCTTCAATACCACGTACTCAGCACCCGAGTTAGTGCGTCAGATATCCCGGCGGGCATTAACACGGCCCAGCAAACGGTAGCCGGACTGCCCCTGTATGTATCGAAGGCAACCTCAACATCCACTACGTCGTCCACGGTTTCCATCAACGGGGCACATATACTACAAGCCGACGGATTTGCCAGTAACGGCGTTGTACATGCCATTGATCGCGTACTATTGCCGCCTGTTTTTGGCAATATTGTCGCCACAATTCAGGGAATTCCTCTCTTGTTGCCAACAGCCTCGTTCAAGTTGCTTCAGGCGGCCGTCACGAAAGCAGGCATTGGTGCTTCGCTAACGGCAGTGGGTCCGTTGACCGTATTTGCGCCGACCGATGCGGCCTTCAAGGCAGTAGGGATCGACTCGGCAGCTATTGCCAAAACTCCGGTCGCGACGCTGACATCCATATTAAGTTACCACGTACTCAATAGCCGTACCTATACGCCACTCATTACCAACGGAGCCAGTCTGTCAACCTTGCAGGGAGGTACCATTACAGCGGGTATCAGCACAACGGCCCTGACCGTTACAGGCAAAGGAAATGGGGGTACACCATCGAACATTGTTGGCCCCGATATTACAGCCACAAACGGCGTAGTGCATATTATTGACCGATTGCTATTGCCGCAATAA
- a CDS encoding phosphatidylglycerophosphatase A family protein, with product MHKLIATGLGIGYIRKGGGTVASVVCCAVWYMTQLHATHPGGFTFFFPVLITVVLTVVGIWSATVVEQQWGKDNYRVVIDEIAGMCISLLFVPITLKSLLTGLFLFRLFDIAKPLGIRKLEQLKGGWGVMLDDVLAGLYANVLLQVVWATGLL from the coding sequence ATGCATAAATTAATCGCCACCGGTCTGGGTATTGGTTATATCCGCAAAGGCGGAGGTACGGTAGCCTCGGTTGTGTGTTGTGCCGTCTGGTATATGACACAGCTTCATGCAACTCATCCTGGTGGTTTTACGTTTTTTTTTCCAGTGCTGATCACCGTTGTTCTAACCGTGGTTGGTATCTGGTCAGCAACGGTCGTTGAACAACAATGGGGCAAGGACAATTACCGGGTTGTTATTGACGAAATAGCGGGGATGTGTATTAGCCTGCTGTTTGTGCCAATTACACTTAAAAGCCTGCTTACGGGTCTGTTTCTCTTCCGTTTGTTCGATATAGCCAAGCCGCTCGGTATCCGGAAGCTAGAGCAGTTGAAAGGCGGCTGGGGTGTCATGCTGGATGATGTACTGGCGGGACTTTATGCCAATGTGCTCCTACAGGTTGTATGGGCAACCGGCCTATTATAA
- a CDS encoding nuclear transport factor 2 family protein has translation MNYILTLCLLLSLRLVQAQTPVSPSAAATTTVAQTADEKAVIDVEKQRFAAQVSKDITALNKVLANDLVYTHSNGGADSRQSYIRSIQDGKIAYESINVEEQNARIYGNTAVINGKCLVKAINKGETVNSHLLYLSVYVRNAGQWQLVAWQSTKLGN, from the coding sequence ATGAACTATATACTGACCCTTTGCCTACTTCTTTCACTCCGCCTGGTGCAGGCACAAACGCCCGTATCGCCCTCGGCGGCTGCTACGACAACCGTTGCTCAAACAGCCGATGAAAAAGCCGTTATAGACGTCGAAAAGCAACGGTTTGCCGCTCAGGTAAGCAAAGATATTACGGCTCTGAACAAGGTGCTGGCGAATGATCTGGTCTATACGCACTCAAATGGAGGTGCTGATAGCAGGCAGTCGTATATCCGGTCCATTCAGGATGGAAAAATCGCTTATGAGTCAATCAATGTAGAGGAGCAAAATGCCCGGATTTACGGAAATACCGCGGTCATAAACGGAAAGTGCTTAGTGAAAGCCATTAATAAAGGGGAAACAGTTAATTCTCATCTTCTTTATTTATCGGTTTACGTTCGTAACGCCGGTCAGTGGCAATTAGTAGCCTGGCAGTCGACGAAGCTAGGGAATTAA
- a CDS encoding acyl-CoA thioesterase, whose protein sequence is MPQPKHARESITVMTEMVLPNDTNTLNNLMGGRLLHFMDIAAAIAAQKHSNRLVVTASVDNVSFSEPIRLGNIVTMKAQVTRAFSSSMEIFIEVWAEDIPAGHRVSTNSAYYTFVAVDQSGRPIEVPAVIPETDEEKDRYASALRRRQLRLVLAGRMNAQDATELRDYLKV, encoded by the coding sequence ATGCCTCAACCCAAACATGCCCGCGAATCCATTACGGTTATGACCGAAATGGTATTACCCAATGATACCAATACACTCAATAACCTGATGGGTGGGCGACTTCTTCATTTCATGGATATTGCGGCTGCTATTGCCGCCCAGAAACACTCGAACCGGCTGGTCGTAACAGCCTCCGTCGATAATGTCTCTTTTTCGGAACCGATCCGGCTGGGCAACATCGTAACCATGAAAGCTCAGGTAACCAGGGCTTTCAGTTCATCAATGGAAATTTTTATTGAGGTTTGGGCAGAAGACATTCCGGCCGGACACCGGGTTAGCACCAATAGCGCCTATTATACGTTTGTGGCCGTCGATCAGAGTGGCCGGCCTATCGAGGTGCCGGCCGTTATTCCCGAAACAGATGAAGAAAAAGACCGGTATGCCAGTGCCCTTCGTCGGCGGCAGTTGCGCCTGGTACTGGCAGGCCGCATGAACGCGCAGGACGCCACAGAATTAAGGGATTATTTGAAGGTGTAA